A single genomic interval of Oncorhynchus gorbuscha isolate QuinsamMale2020 ecotype Even-year linkage group LG25, OgorEven_v1.0, whole genome shotgun sequence harbors:
- the aco1 gene encoding cytoplasmic aconitate hydratase encodes MCERGRKSTAMSNPFAHIVEALDPNIPDHKFYNLSKLGDPRYDRLPFSIRVLLESAVRNCDGFLVKRSDVESILNWKQTQTQSVEVPFRPARVILQDFTGVPAVVDFAAMRDAVKKLGGDPEKINPVCPADLVIDHSIQVDFNRKSDSLQKNQDLEFDRNRERFEFLKWGSKAFQNMRIIPPGSGIVHQVNLEYLARVVFDQDGYYYPDSLVGTDSHTTMIDGLGVLGWGVGGIEAEAVMLGQPISMVLPEVIGYRLQGTPNKFITSTDIVLTVTKHLRQVGVVGKFVEFFGPGVAQLSIADRATIANMCPEYGATAAFFPVDHISLQYLEQTGRDAEKLDYITRYLKAVAMFRDYSNSSQDPDFTQVHELDLSTVVPCCSGPKRPQDRVAVSDMKTDFEACLAAKQGFKGFQVTPELHHVKVPFQYNDKEYSLSHGSVVIAAITSCTNTSNPSVMLGAGLLAKKAIEAGLSMKPYIKTSLSPGSGVVTYYLKESGVMDYLFQLGFEVVGYGCMTCIGNSGPLPEPVVEAITQGDLVAAGILSGNRNFEGRVHPNTRANYLASPPLVIAYAIAGTVRIDFDTEPIALNNKGKEVFLRDIWPTREEIQAVERQFVIPAMFKEVYEKIEKVNERWNALNAPSDKLYTWDPKSTYIKSPPFFDGLTKELQTPKSITNAYVLLNFGDSVTTDHISPAGNIARTSPAARYLTSRGLNPRDFNSYGSRRGNDAVMARGTFANIRLFNKFLNKQAPRTLHLPSDETLDVFDAAERYQQAGLPLMILAGKEYGSGSSRDWAAKGPFLLGIKAVLAESYERIHRSNLVGMGVIPLEYLAGDTADSLGLTGRERYTVVIPEPLTPRMIVDIKLDTGKTFQVRMRFDTDVELTYFHNGGILNYMIRKMSEN; translated from the exons atgtgtgagagagggagaaagtctaCAGCCATGAGTAATCCTTTTGCACACATAGTTGAGGCTCTGGACCCAAACATCCCCGACCACAAGTTCTACAACCTCTCAAAGCTTGGAGACCCTAGATATG ACCGCCTGCCATTCTCCATCCGTGTGCTGCTTGAGTCGGCTGTGAGGAACTGTGATGGGTTCCTGGTGAAGCGGTCAGACGTGGAGAGCATCCTGAACTGGAAGCAGACCCAGACTCAAAGCGTAGAGGTGCCATTCAGACCTGCCAGGGTCATCCTGCAGGATTTCAC TGGAGTGCCTGCAGTAGTGGACTTTGCTGCGATGCGCGACGCTGTGAAGAAGCTGGGTGGAGATCCAGAGAAGATCAACCCAGTATGTCCAGCGGACCTTGTCATTGATCATTCCATCCAGGTGGACTTCAACAGGAA GTCTGACAGCCTCCAGAAAAACCAGGACTTGGAGTTtgacagaaacagagagcgatTTGAGTTCTTAAAG TGGGGCTCCAAAGCATTCCAGAACATGCGTATCATTCCCCCCGGTTCGGGGATAGTGCACCAGGTCAACCTGGAGTACCTGGCCAGGGTGGTGTTTGACCAGGACGGCTACTACTACCCTGACAGTCTGGTGGGGACCGACTCCCACACCACCATGATTGACGGCCTGGGCGTGCTGGGCTGGG GTGTGGGCGGGATAGAGGCGGAGGCCGTCATGCTGGGCCAGCCAATCAGCATGGTGCTCCCCGAAGTCATTGGCTACAGGCTACAGGGCACCCCCAACAAGTTCATCACCTCAACCGACATCGTCCTCACCGTCACTAAG CACCTGCGCCAGGTCGGCGTCGTGGGGAAGTTTGTGGAGTTCTTCGGGCCAGGTGTGGCACAGCTATCCATAGCCGATCGAGCCACCATCGCCAACATGTGCCCAGAGTACGGCGCTACTGCAGCTTTTTTCCCTGTAGACCACATCAGTCTTCAGTACCTGGAGCAGACAG GGAGAGATGCTGAGAAGCTGGATTACATCACCAGGTATCTGAAAGCAGTAGCCATGTTCAGAGACTACAGCAACTCCTCCCAGGACCCTGACTTTACCCAG GTGCATGAGCTGGACCTGAGCACTGTGGTTCCGTGCTGCAGTGGTCCCAAGAGGCCTCAGGACAGGGTGGCTGTGTCGGACATGAAGACTGACTTTGAGGCATGCCTGGCAGCTAAG CAAGGCTTCAAGGGTTTCCAGGTGACTCCGGAGCTTCACCACGTGAAGGTTCCATTCCAATACAATGACAAGGAGTACAGCCTCTCCCACGGCTCAGTGGTCATTGCTGCCATCACCAGCTGTACCAACACCAGCAACCCTTCTGTTATGCTGGGGGCTG GTCTCCTGGCGAAGAAGGCCATCGAGGCTGGTCTGAGCATGAAGCCCTACATCAAGACCAGCCTGTCGCCCGGCAGCGGAGTGGTCACCTACTACCTAAAGGAGAGTGGCGTCATGGACTACCTCTTCCAGCTCGG GTTTGAAGTGGTGGGTTATGGCTGCATGACATGTATAGGTAACAGTGGGCCCCTCCCAGAGCCTGTGGTGGAGGCCATTACTCAG GGAGATCTAGTAGCCGCTGGGATCCTATCAGGTAACAGGAACTTTGAGGGGCGTGTCCACCCCAACACACGAGCCAATTACCTGGCCTCTCCCCCGCTGGTCATTGCCTACGCTATCGCCGGAACCGTGAGGATTGACTTTGATACAGAGCCCATTG CTCTGAACAACAAAGGAAAGGAGGTTTTCCTCAGGGACATCTGGCCCACACGGGAGGAGATCCAGGCTGTGGAGAGACAGTTTGTCATTCCTGCTATGTTCAAAGAGGTTTATGAGAAGATTGAG AAAGTGAATGAACGCTGGAACGCCCTCAACGCCCCCTCAGACAAGCTGTACACCTGGGACCCCAAGTCCACCTACATCAAGTCCCCACCCTTCTTCGATGGACTG ACCAAGGAACTACAGACCCCCAAGTCCATAACTAACGCCTACGTGCTGCTGAACTTCGGTGACTCTGTGACCACAGACCACATCTCTCCTGCTGGGAACATCGCCCGAACCAGTCCTGCAGCACGGTACCTGACCAGCAGAGG TTTAAACCCACGTGACTTCAACTCGTACGGATCTCGGCGTGGCAACGATGCTGTGATGGCCCGGGGCACGTTCGCCAACATCCGTCTCTTCAACAAGTTCCTGAACAAGCAGGCTCCGCGCACCCTGCACTTACCTTCTGATGAAACG CTGGATGTGTTTGATGCTGCTGAGCGCTACCAGCAGGCTGGCCTCCCCCTTATGATCCTGGCTGGGAAGGAGTACGGATCGGGCAGCTCGAGAGACTGGGCCGCTAAAGGTCCcttcctcctg GGAATCAAGGCGGTGCTGGCAGAGAGCTATGAGAGAATCCACCGCAGTAACCTGGTGGGAATGGGGGTGATTCCTCTGGAGTACCTGGCTGGGGACACGGCAGACAGCCTGGGGCTGACAGGACGCGAGCGCTACACCGTGGTCATCCCTGAGCCACTCACACCCAGGATGATTGTTGACATTAAG CTCGACACGGGCAAAACATTCCAGGTGAGGATGAGGTTTGACACGGACGTGGAGCTGACGTACTTCCACAACGGAGGCATCCTGAACTACATGATCCGCAAGATGTCTGAGAACTAG